The Populus alba chromosome 4, ASM523922v2, whole genome shotgun sequence genome contains a region encoding:
- the LOC140955458 gene encoding uncharacterized protein, which translates to MENEERAQLEAQHQKEVDNLKEEVVRLTSLLEQALRDKSGKATLTAQPEPILVNPFNLQNLGANELSSDFQQAMHFHPAYTTRMSFTIDSTENESQKGKIVKKDELNKFIALEQRMRAFEGIHLYDPIKATEMCLVPNVVIPKKFRVPEFVKYTGTQCPITHLKAYCNKMAEVVHDEKLLIHFFQDSLSNGALTWYMRLDNAKVKKWKDLIDAFMRQYKFNIDVRPDHLSLQAMEKDNKESIREYARRWSELAAQVNPPILEKEMITLFSDTFKAPYFEYLVRSSAQHFTDLVVIAERIEQAIGLGKIANPTEKNGFTEGGCQDNYHFYS; encoded by the coding sequence atggaaaacgaagaaagagcccagttggaagcccaacatcaaaaagaggtggacaatcttaaagaagaagtcgtaaggcttactagtctactcgagcaggccttgagagataaatccggaaaagcaacacttacAGCTCAGCCTGAACCTATACTTGTAAATCCCTTCAATCTACAgaatctgggggcaaatgagTTGTCATCTGATTTTCAACAAGCCATGCATTTTCATCCAGCATACACCACGAGAATGTcgtttaccattgattctacagagaatgaatctcaaaagggaaaaatagtaaaaaaagatgagctgaacaaattcattgccctagaacaaaggatgagggcatttgagggaattcacctatatgatcctataaaggctactgagatgtgtttggtgcccaacgtggtcattccaaaaaaatttagagtgccagaatttgttaaatatacgggaactcaatgccctataactcatctcaaagcatactgcaacaaaatggctgaggtggttcatgatgagaaactgctgattcatttctttcaagacagtctgAGTAATggtgccctcacttggtatatgcggttggacaatgctaaggttaaaaaatggaaggatttaattgatgccttcatgaggcaatataagttcaatatcgACGTGAGACCTGATCatttaagcttgcaagctatggagaaggacaacaaggagtccataagagaatacgcccGAAGATGGAGTGAgttagctgcacaagttaaccctcccatattggaaaaagagatgatcactTTATTTTCCGACACctttaaagctccgtactttgaatacttggttagaagctctgcacaacatttcactgacctggttgttatagctgagaggattgaacaagccattgggttaggtaagattgctaacccgactgagaagaacggtttcactgaaggtggttgccaagacaATTATCATTTCTATAGCTAA
- the LOC118058626 gene encoding cysteine-rich receptor-like protein kinase 10 translates to MNSLKFYVLLLSLLTLAIITLAQEDANYLYHGCQNATTSTLNSTYRANLNLLLSSLASNATPNNTIGFYNTSFGQNTDQVYGLFVCRGDLSNSVCQNCVTFATEDIVQRCPIGIASIVYYDACILRYSNVNIFSKVDQSPSFSFSLLNTQNITTEPQRFNNLVGAAVNDLAARAASAPPGAKKFAVNKTAFDAFQNIYSLAQCTPDLSSSDCNRCLSAAIAGLPNCCSSKIGGRVLFPSCYIHYEITEFYNATGVAAESPPPPPSPVALPSPPPPRSATIPEEKGGVSTVLIIAIVIPIAVSIALFSMCFCFLRRARKTRDYVPENDVGDEMTTEESLQFDLSTIEAATNNFSADNKLGEGGFGEVYKGTLPNGQQIAVKRLSRNSGQGAAEFKNEVVLVAKLQHRNLVRVQGFCLEGEEKILVYEFVSNKSLDCFLFDPERQGLLDWSRRYKIIGGIARGILYLHEDSRLRIIHRDLKASNILLDGDMNPKISDFGLARIFVVDQTQASTNRIVGTYGYMSPEYAMHGRFSVKSDVYSFGVLILEIITGKKNSSFYQTGGAVDLVSYVWKHWRDGTPLEVLDPTLTDTYSRNEVIRCIHIGLLCVQEDPAIRPAMATVVLTLNSYSVTLPSPQEPALFFHSTITDEVNISSKEFLLEDSKSKSVVYSVDEDSITEVYPR, encoded by the exons ATGAACTCTCTCAAATTCTACGTTCTCCTGCTCTCGTTGCTTACCCTTGCTATTATCACTCTAGCACAGGAGGATGCCAACTACCTCTATCATGGTTGCCAAAACGCAACCACCTCCACATTAAACAGCACCTACCGAGCCAATCTAAATCTCCTCCTCTCTTCACTTGCCTCAAATGCAACCCCGAATAATACCATTGGATTCTACAACACCTCTTTCGGGCAGAACACTGATCAAGTTTACGGCCTGTTTGTCTGCCGTGGCGATCTTAGCAACTCTGTTTGCCAAAATTGTGTCACCTTCGCCACCGAAGATATAGTCCAGCGTTGCCCAATTGGAATAGCGTCCATTGTGTATTACGATGCGTGCATCCTACGTTACTCTAACGTGAACATTTTCTCTAAGGTGGATCAAAgcccttctttctctttctccttgTTAAACACACAGAATATCACAACCGAACCCCAGCGTTTTAACAATCTAGTGGGAGCCGCCGTGAATGATTTGGCTGCTCGAGCTGCAAGTGCTCCTCCTGGTGCTAAAAAGTTTGCCGTGAACAAAACGGCTTTCGATGCGTTCCAAAATATATACAGCCTTGCCCAGTGCACACCGGATTTATCTAGCTCTGATTGCAATCGATGTCTCAGTGCAGCTATAGCTGGATTGCCCAATTGCTGCAGCAGCAAGATAGGAGGAAGAGTCTTGTTTCCTAGTTGTTATATTCATTATGAAATTACTGAATTTTATAATGCAACGGGAGTGGCAGCGGAGTCACCGCCTCCTCCTCCTTCGCCCGTGGCTCTTCCTTCTCCTCCACCTCCTCGTTCAGCGACAATACCAGAAG AAAAAGGCGGCGTCTCAACAGTTTTAATTATAGCCATTGTCATTCCCATTGCTGTTTCTATCGCGCTTTTCAGCATGTGTTTCTGTTTCCTGAGGAGGGCAAGAAAGACCAGAGATTATGTGCCAGAAAATGATG TTGGAGATGAGATGACAACCGAGGAGTCCTTGCAATTTGATTTGAGTACTATAGAAGCTGCCACGAACAATTTCTCCGCTGATAACAAGTTAGGTGAAGGAGGATTTGGTGAGGTTTACAAG GGAACACTTCCTAATGGACAGCAAATTGCTGTGAAGAGGCTATCAAGAAATTCTGGACAAGGTGCTGCAGAATTTAAGAATGAGGTTGTTTTGGTAGCCAAGCTTCAACACAGGAATCTAGTGAGGGTGCAAGGATTTTGCttggaaggagaagaaaagattCTTGTCTACGAATTTGTCAGCAACAAAAGCCTTGACTGCTTTCTATTTG aCCCTGAAAGGCAAGGACTGTTGGACTGGTCAAGACGGTACAAAATAATAGGAGGCATTGCTCGAGGAATTCTTTATCTTCACGAGGACTCGCGGCTACGAATTATACATCGTGACCTCAAAGCCAGCAATATTCTGCTAGATGGAGATATGAACCCCAAAATCTCAGATTTTGGCTTGGCTAGGATTTTCGTAGTCGATCAAACTCAAGCAAGTACCAATAGAATTGTTGGAACATA CGGTTATATGTCCCCAGAATATGCAATGCATGGGCGTTTCTCTGTCAAGTCCGATGTCTATAGCTTTGGTGTCTTAATCCTTGAGATTATAACCGGAAAGAAGAACAGTTCCTTCTATCAAACAGGCGGTGCTGTAGACCTTGTGAGCTAT GTTTGGAAACATTGGAGAGATGGGACACCATTGGAAGTGCTGGATCCAACTCTGACAGATACATATTCAAGAAATGAAGTAATTAGATGCATCCACATTGGATTGTTATGTGTTCAAGAAGATCCAGCTATCAGACCCGCAATGGCAACAGTTGTTCTCACACTCAATAGTTACTCGGTTACCTTACCATCACCGCAAGAGCCTGCATTGTTTTTCCATAGCACTATAACAGATGAAGTGAACATTTCGAGCAAGGAATTTCTTTTAGAAGATTCTAAAAGCAAGTCTGTTGTTTATTCTGTAGATGAAGATTCAATTACTGAAGTATATCCTCGATAG